From a single Pseudopipra pipra isolate bDixPip1 chromosome 7, bDixPip1.hap1, whole genome shotgun sequence genomic region:
- the C7H21orf58 gene encoding uncharacterized protein C21orf58 homolog isoform X2, which translates to MMADPSVVDHLTRLKLKLLEKRLKNEQENLEKMESSLPAARNRPEDMLQSALRRRKDLLQELRIPPQPATIIQQLPQPSPVITQIPPAQPFAAPHSGSIKEDMVEMMLMQNAQMHQIVMQNMMLKALPPAAFAQRTGPGSAPLQHTQQDLQLAAPLAVKADRPRPPVVHHHHHYPPSGVLPVPPRGFPSPSTAHHWTWT; encoded by the exons ATGATGGCAGATCCTTCAGTGGTGGACCACCTGACACGACTGAAACTCAAACTCCTGGAAAAG AGACTAAAAAATGAACAGGAGAACCTGGAAAAGATGGAGTCATCTCTCCCAGCTGCAA GGAACAGACCTGAGGACATGCTCCAAAGTGCCCTGAGGCGAAGGAAAGatctgctgcaggagctcagg atCCCACCTCAGCCTGCCACCATCAtccagcagctgcctcagccATCCCCTGTGATCACGCAGatcccccctgcccagccctttgCAGCCCCCCACTCTGGAAGCATTAAGGAAG ATATGGTAGAGATGATGCTGATGCAGAACGCTCAGATGCACCAGATCGTGATGCAGAACATGATGCTGAAGGCTCTGCCGCCGGCGGCGTTCGCGCAGCGCACGGGACCCGGCTCTGCCCCACTCCAGCACACGCAGCAG GACCTGCAGCTTGCTGCTCCCCTGGCAGTGAAGGCAGATCGTCCCAGGCCACCCGTGgtgcaccaccaccaccactaccCTCCCTCAGGGGTGCTTCCAGTGCCTCCCAGGGGCTTCCCATCCCCATCCACAGCGCACCACTGGACCTGGACATAG
- the KMO gene encoding kynurenine 3-monooxygenase has protein sequence MEPCDPHGKRVAVVGGGLVGALNACFFARRGFHVDVYEAREDIRVASFARGRSINLALSHRGRQALRAVGMEEQIVSKGIPMQARRIHTPSGKKYSIPYGKKNQYILSVDRANLNKELLTAAEKYSNTKLYFGHKLVECNAELGMLSIKRSDQQTLEVTYDLIVGCDGAFSTVRKQFMRQTRFNYSQQYIPHGYMELTIPPKDGDFAMEPNYLHIWPRNTFMMIALPNMDKSFTCTLFMPFEEFEKLTTGDQVLGFFQTYFPDAIPLIGEQELKHDYFVLPAQAMVSVKCSSYHLSSRCVLMGDAAHAVVPFYGQGMNAGFEDCLVFDELMDQFHNDLGACLPEFSRLRVPDDHAISDLAMYNYVEMREHVNSTWFIFRKHVDNFLHTLMPSTIVPLYTMVTFTRIRYHEALQRWKWQKKVINRGIFAMGVAGLAGTYLLIKRLARNSDFCVENLWGWSRYLKNIRNFPFGTQVAEM, from the exons ATGGAGCCCTGTGACCCACACGGGAAGAGAGTTGCTGTTGTCGGAGGTGGCCTG GTGGGCGCATTAAATGCCTGTTTCTTTGCTAGACGAGGTTTCCATGTTGATGTTTATGAAGCCAGAGAAG ACATCCGAGTGGCCAGCTTTGCCCGTGGCAGAAGCATTAACTTGGCCCTGTCTCACAGAGGACGCCAAGCCCTCCGAGctgtggggatggaggagcag ATTGTGTCCAAGGGCATTCCCATGCAGGCAAGGAGGATACACACACCTTCAGGGAAAAAGTACTCTATCCCTTACGGGAAGAAGAACCAG TACATTCTGTCTGTGGACAGAGCAAACTTAAACAAAGAGCTGCTGACAG CTGCTGAGAAGTACTCCAACACTAAGCTGTACTTTGGACACAAGCTTGTGGAGTGCAATGCAGAGTTGGGGATGTTATCCATAAAAAG GTCTGACCAGCAGACCTTGGAAGTCACCTACGACCTCATTGTGGGCTGTGATGGAGCCTTCTCAACAGTCAGAAAACAGTTCATGAGGCAAACGCGCTTTAACTACAGTCAGCAGTACATTCCTCATGGCTACATGGAGCTGACCATCCCTCCCAAAGATGGAGAT tTTGCCATGGAACCAAACTACCTCCATATCTGGCCGAGAAACACCTTCATGATGATTGCACTGCCCAACATG GACAAGTCCTTCACCTGCACACTCTTCATGCCCTTTGAGGAATTTGAGAAGCTCACAACGGGGGACCAAGTGCTGGGCTTTTTCCAGACCTACTTCCCAGATGCCATCCCCCTCATCGGAGA GCAAGAGCTGAAGCATGACTACTTCGTGCTGCCAGCCCAGGCCATGGTATCTGTGAAGTGCTCTTCCTACCACCTCTCTTCCCGGTGCGTGCTGATGGGAGATGCTGCGCATGCTGTTGTGCCCTTCTACGGACAGGGCATGAATGCG GGTTTTGAAGACTGTCTGGTCTTTGATGAATTAATGGACCAGTTCCACAACGACCTTG GAGCCTGCCTCCCTGAGTTCTCCAGACTGAGGGTACCAGACGACCATGCGATTTCAGACTTAGCCATGTACAACTACGTGGAG ATGCGTGAGCACGTGAATTCAACGTGGTTCATTTTCCGGAAGCACGTAGACAACTTTCTCCACACCCTCATGCCTTCCACTATTGTCCCGCTGTACACCATG GTGACTTTCACCAGAATTCGCTACCATGAGGCACTTCAGCGCTGGAAATGGCAGAAAAAG GTAATTAATCGAGGGATCTTTGCCATGGGGGTGGCAGGACTGGCGGGCACCTACCTGCTGATCAAGCGTCTGGCACGGAACTCGGACTTCTGTGTGGAAAACTTGTGGGGCTGGTCCCGTTACCTGAAGAATATTAGAAATTTTCCCTTTGGCACACAAGTGGCTGAAATGTAA
- the C7H21orf58 gene encoding uncharacterized protein C21orf58 homolog isoform X1 has protein sequence MMADPSVVDHLTRLKLKLLEKRLKNEQENLEKMESSLPAARNRPEDMLQSALRRRKDLLQELREQHLLEELSQPPAPAGGHCHNHRAVPPQVYQIPFPAPQVEPPRIIQQTIPPQPATIIQQLPQPSPVITQIPPAQPFAAPHSGSIKEDMVEMMLMQNAQMHQIVMQNMMLKALPPAAFAQRTGPGSAPLQHTQQDLQLAAPLAVKADRPRPPVVHHHHHYPPSGVLPVPPRGFPSPSTAHHWTWT, from the exons ATGATGGCAGATCCTTCAGTGGTGGACCACCTGACACGACTGAAACTCAAACTCCTGGAAAAG AGACTAAAAAATGAACAGGAGAACCTGGAAAAGATGGAGTCATCTCTCCCAGCTGCAA GGAACAGACCTGAGGACATGCTCCAAAGTGCCCTGAGGCGAAGGAAAGatctgctgcaggagctcagg GAGCAGCACCTTCTGGAAGAGCTTTCACAGCCACCTGCACCAGCTGGAGGACATTGTCATAATCACAGAGCTGTCCCCCCACAAGTCTACCAGATCCCTTTTCCAGCTCCCCAAGTGGAGCCACCAAGGATTATCCAGCAGACA atCCCACCTCAGCCTGCCACCATCAtccagcagctgcctcagccATCCCCTGTGATCACGCAGatcccccctgcccagccctttgCAGCCCCCCACTCTGGAAGCATTAAGGAAG ATATGGTAGAGATGATGCTGATGCAGAACGCTCAGATGCACCAGATCGTGATGCAGAACATGATGCTGAAGGCTCTGCCGCCGGCGGCGTTCGCGCAGCGCACGGGACCCGGCTCTGCCCCACTCCAGCACACGCAGCAG GACCTGCAGCTTGCTGCTCCCCTGGCAGTGAAGGCAGATCGTCCCAGGCCACCCGTGgtgcaccaccaccaccactaccCTCCCTCAGGGGTGCTTCCAGTGCCTCCCAGGGGCTTCCCATCCCCATCCACAGCGCACCACTGGACCTGGACATAG